From Gopherus flavomarginatus isolate rGopFla2 chromosome 16, rGopFla2.mat.asm, whole genome shotgun sequence, a single genomic window includes:
- the DNAJC22 gene encoding dnaJ homolog subfamily C member 22, which yields MAKRLLVTYVLWALGGPVGLHHVYLGRDSHALLWMLTLGGFGVGWLWEFWQLPGWVARANDTREPQPRGPEPPALSPVRFFSQVLVGIYFGLVALIGLSSLAGFYLLALPLAVGLGVHVVSSVGDQTSDLRSTLVAAFLTSPVFYGHALAILPISLTASVTAQQCRRYKPSRGPRLTLRARLYHLGLAYLAFTTPLAYCAFCNTAATARYLADAIGAVLGWLSFFPTLGSFLEQLFLLPYRTWRLLMEGTGFGAGSFQVWEKVYEFVQSFQSERQQLAYKVLGLRDGAPVEEIHKSYRDLVKLWHPDHNRHRAEEAERQFIEVQAAYESLMHSRKAKPA from the exons ATGGCCAAGCGGCTCCTGGTGACCTACGTCCTGTGGGCACTGGGGGGCCCCGTCGGGCTGCACCACGTCTACCTGGGCCGGGACAGCCACGCCCTGCTGTGGATGCTCACGCTAGGGGGCTTCGGGGTGGGCTGGCTCTGGGAGTTCTGGCAGCTCCCCGGCTGGGTGGCACGAGCCAATGACACTCGGGAGCCGCAGCCCCGcggcccagagcccccagccctcagccccgtGCGTTTCTTCAGCCAGGTCCTGGTGGGGATCTACTTCGGGCTGGTGGCGCTGATCGGCCTCTCCTCCCTGGCTGGCTTCTACCTGCTGGCCCTGCCGCTGGCCGTGGGCCTGGGGGTGCACGTGGTGTCCAGCGTGGGCGACCAGACCTCGGATCTCAGGAGCACCCTGGTGGCGGCCTTCCTCACCTCCCCTGTCTTCTATGGCCACGCCCTGGCCATCCTGCCCATCAGCCTGACAGCCAGCGTGACCGCCCAGCAGTGCCGGCGCTATAAACCCTCCCGGGGCCCCCGGCTGACGCTGCGTGCCCGGCTGTACCACCTGGGCCTGGCCTACCTGGCCTTCACCACCCCGCTGGCCTACTGCGCCTTCTGCAACACAGCTGCCACTGCCCGCTACCTGGCTGACGCCATTGGCGCTGTTTTGGGTTGGCTCAGTTTCTTCCCGACCCTGGGCAGCTTCCTGGAGCAGCTCTTCCTCCTGCCCTACCGCACCTGGAGGCTGCTGATGGAGGGCACAGGCTTTGGGGCCGGCTCCTTCCAGGTGTGGGAGAAGGTCTATGAGTTTGTGCAGAGCTTCCAGAGTGAGCGGCAGCAACTGGCGTACAAG GTCTTGGGCCTCCGGGACGGCGCCCCTGTGGAGGAGATTCACAAGAGTTACCGGGACCTGGTGAAACTTTGGCACCCGGATCACAACCGCCACAGGGCGGAGGAGGCCGAGAGACAGTTCATCGAGGTGCAGGCTGCCTACGAGAGCCTCATGCACTCGAGGAAAGCCAAGCCTGCATGA